One Saccharomyces eubayanus strain FM1318 chromosome XVI, whole genome shotgun sequence DNA segment encodes these proteins:
- the YDC1 gene encoding alkaline dihydroceramidase, whose amino-acid sequence MLFSWPYPEAPIEGYWGKPTSLIDWCEENYVVSPYIAEWSNTFTNSIFLMTAFYSTYSAWRNKLETRFVLIGLGFSLVGIGSWLFHMTLQYRYQLLDELPMLYATIIPSWSIFAETQELLIKDEKKRKESSFRIQMVISFIMCGIVTVLTWLYVVVQKPAIFQVLYGILTVLVVILSGLLTFNHVHDPVAKKNLFITMVMGMVPFVIGFIFWQLDIHLCSFWIYVRRTYLALPLGVFLELHAWWHLLTGTGVYIFVVYLQYLRILTHGNADEFVFIWRWRFFPELVRKGLPIGTSYSTEYMGPIVNAQSENGTKKNN is encoded by the coding sequence atgtTGTTCAGTTGGCCTTATCCAGAAGCCCCAATTGAAGGTTACTGGGGCAAACCTACCTCTTTGATCGATTGGTGCGAGGAAAACTATGTTGTGTCTCCCTATATTGCAGAATGGTCGAATACTTTCACGAACAgtatatttttaatgaCCGCCTTTTATTCTACATACAGTGCTTGGCGTAATAAACTGGAAACGAGGTTCGTATTGATAGGGCTCGGGTTCTCGCTGGTTGGTATTGGTTCATGGTTGTTCCACATGACTTTACAGTACCGTTACCAATTATTGGATGAATTACCAATGCTGTATGCAACCATCATCCCATCGTGGAGCATTTTCGCAGAAACTCAAGAACTATTGatcaaagatgaaaaaaagagaaaggaaAGCTCATTTAGAATCCAGATGgtcatttctttcattatgTGTGGTATAGTCACCGTTTTGACTTGGCTGTACGTTGTCGTTCAAAAACCTGCGATTTTCCAAGTTCTTTATGGTATCTTGACCGTTTTGGTGGTGATTCTTTCTGGTTTATTGACTTTCAACCACGTCCATGACCCGGTCGCAAAAAAGAACCTTTTCATCACTATGGTTATGGGTATGGTGCCGTTTGTCATTGGGTTCATTTTCTGGCAATTAGATATTCACTTGTGTTCTTTTTGGATTTACGTAAGAAGAACGTATTTGGCCTTGCCACTGGGTGTCTTTTTGGAACTACATGCCTGGTGGCATCTTTTGACCGGTACAGGTGTCTACATCTTTGTCGTATATTTGCAATATCTAAGAATATTGACTCATGGAAATGCAGACGAGTTTGTATTCATTTGGAGATGGAGATTTTTCCCTGAGTTGGTAAGAAAGGGTTTGCCAATCGGCACCTCTTACTCAACCGAGTATATGGGACCAATTGTCAATGCACAATCAGAAAAcggaacaaaaaaaaataactaa
- the ELP3 gene encoding Elongator subunit ELP3, with protein sequence MARHGKGPKTNKKKLAPEKERFIQCCADITLELTDSLTSGTTREINLNGLITKYSKKYKLKQQPRLTDIINSIPDQYKKYLLPKLKAKPVRTASGIAVVAVMCKPHRCPHIAYTGNICVYCPGGPDSDFEYSTQSYTGYEPTSMRAIRARYDPYEQARGRVEQLKQLGHSIDKVEYVLMGGTFMSLPKEYREDFIVKLHNALSGFNGNDIDEAILYSQQSLTKCVGITIETRPDYCTQTHLDDMLKYGCTRLEIGVQSLYEDVARDTNRGHTVKSVCETFAVSKDAGYKVVSHMMPDLPNVGMERDIEQFKEYFENPDFRTDGLKIYPTLVIRGTGLYELWKTGRYKSYSANALVDLVARILALVPPWTRIYRVQRDIPMPLVTSGVDNGNLRELALARMKDLGTTCRDVRTREVGIQEVHHKVQPDQVELIRRDYYANGGWETFLSYEDPKKDILIGLLRLRKASKKYTYRKEFTSQRTSIVRELHVYGSVVPLHSRDPRKFQHQGFGTLLMEEAERIAKEEHGSEKISVISGVGVRNYYGKLGYELDGPYMSKKI encoded by the coding sequence ATGGCTCGTCATGGTAAAGGTCCAAAAactaacaaaaaaaagctgGCTcctgaaaaggaaagattTATACAATGTTGTGCTGATATCACATTAGAGTTAACAGACTCTTTAACCTCGGGAACAACCAGGGAGATTAACTTGAACGGGTTGATTACTAAATATTCGAAAAAGTACAAACTGAAGCAACAACCGAGGCTAACCGATATTATCAACTCTATCCCAGATCAATACAAGAAATATTTACTGCCTAAATTGAAGGCTAAACCAGTTAGAACAGCATCAGGTATCGCTGTTGTGGCTGTTATGTGTAAGCCACATCGTTGTCCTCATATAGCATACACAGGTAATATCTGTGTTTACTGTCCTGGTGGTCCAGACTCCGATTTTGAGTACTCTACACAATCTTATACAGGCTATGAACCAACTTCGATGCGTGCCATCAGGGCTCGTTACGATCCTTACGAACAAGCACGTGGTAGAGTGGAACAGCTAAAACAGCTGGGACATTCTATCGATAAGGTCGAATACGTTCTCATGGGTGGGACATTCATGTCTCTGCCAAAAGAGTACCGTGAAGATTTTATCGTTAAATTGCATAATGCACTCTCTGGATTCAATGGTAATGATATCGATGAAGCTATCCTATATTCGCAACAAAGTTTGACAAAGTGTGTGGGTATAACCATTGAAACCAGACCTGATTACTGTACTCAAACACATCTGGACGATATGTTAAAATATGGCTGTACTAGACTGGAGATTGGTGTTCAGTCATTATACGAAGATGTTGCTCGTGACACTAATAGAGGGCATACCGTTAAATCCGTTTGTGAAACTTTCGCTGTTTCTAAAGATGCTGGTTACAAAGTTGTTTCTCACATGATGCCAGATCTGCCAAACGTTGGGATGGAAAGAGATATTGAGCAATTTAAGGAGTATTTTGAGAATCCAGATTTCAGGACCGATGGGTTGAAGATTTATCCAACTTTGGTTATTAGAGGTACAGGTTTATACGAACTTTGGAAAACAGGTAGGTACAAGTCATACAGCGCCAATGCTTTGGTAGATTTGGTTGCTAGAATTCTGGCATTAGTGCCCCCATGGACAAGAATCTATCGTGTTCAAAGAGATATCCCAATGCCCTTAGTCACCTCTGGTGTTGATAATGGTAACTTGAGGGAATTAGCGTTGGCTAGAATGAAAGATTTGGGTACCACCTGTAGAGACGTTCGTACTAGAGAAGTTGGTATCCAAGAAGTGCATCATAAAGTTCAGCCAGACCAAGTAGAGCTAATCAGAAGAGACTACTACGCGAATGGTGGTTGGGAAACATTCTTATCATACGAAGACCCAAAGAAGGATATATTGATTGGTTTGCTAAGATTAAGAAAGgcttcaaagaaatatacGTATAGAAAGGAATTTACCTCGCAAAGAACTTCTATCGTTAGAGAATTGCATGTTTATGGTTCTGTGGTTCCACTACATTCAAGGGATCCGCGTAAGTTCCAGCATCAAGGTTTTGGAACTTTATTGATGGAGGAAGCTGAAAGAATTGCCAAAGAAGAGCATGGCTCAGAGAAGATTTCTGTTATTTCTGGTGTTGGTGTTAGAAATTACTACGGTAAGCTAGGTTATGAATTAGACGGTCCGTATATGTCTAAGAAGATTTAA